One genomic segment of Misgurnus anguillicaudatus chromosome 23, ASM2758022v2, whole genome shotgun sequence includes these proteins:
- the LOC141359336 gene encoding uncharacterized protein, whose product MASAVPVFLLVSAALFTGTVADDDCKGFWTYNGKYKPPIDCKYTSFCCGTCGNRYCCYNPWEKLPEDKEKECYYYTENTDVTGIVVGSVMAAAAVVGFIILLTICCLCPCCCLYKKCRKRRSTTTVITSQNPPYQLMPPQHEYEGQPAYGGQPMPTGPHQGQPYAVAPPPPYPEAGGPGYPVPYSQAAFAPGQASYPIHPPVQPGFTQPPPPTDYNSTQPAYNPAYMPPPKTGY is encoded by the exons ATGGCCTCCGCGGTCCCGGTTTTTCTGTTAGTGTCTGCGGCTCTATTCACCGGAACAGTCG ccGATGATGACTGTAAGGGCTTCTGGACCTATAATGGCAAATACAAGCCACCCATTGACTGCAAGTATACGTCGTTCTGCTGTGGAACCTGTGGTAACCGATATTGTTGCTACAATCCATGGGAAAAACTTCCAGAAGATAAAGAAAAAGAATGTTATTA ttatacAGAAAACACTGATGTCACGGGTATTGTTGTGGGCTCGGTGATGGCAGCAGCAGCGGTTGTAGGCTTCATAATTCTCCTCACCATCTGCTGCCTCTGTCCCTGCTGCTGTCTCTACAAAAAGTGCAGAAAACGTAGAT CAACAACTACGGTCATAACTTCCCAAAACCCACCATACCAGCTTATGCCCCCTCAGCACGAATACGAAGGTCAGCCGGCTTACGGAGGGCAGCCCATGCCGACCGGACCGCATCAGGGACAGCCGTATGCAGTGGCACCACCACCCCCATATCCGGAAGCTG GAGGTCCAGGATATCCTGTTCCTTACAGCCAGGCAGCTTTTGCTCCCGGTCAGGCTTCTTATCCCATACATCCTCCGGTTCAGCCTGGTTTTACTCAACCACCCCCACCAACAGACTACAACTCAACTCAACCGGCGTACAACCCAGCCTACATGCCACCACCAAAGACCGGTTACTAA
- the atrip gene encoding ATR-interacting protein has translation MECPPSKRLKGHQMSAGADPFDDDIDFTQDDLAQIDIIASQAVTGEGQNSGSKRTYGSVFPCPDDQSKAPARSGRKTFALGDACSSSAFDRRTEPQRNDAIGDGHTSKGGEDLHLKQLEDQHAELKRKLKEVEEEILMKNGEIRVLRDSLRLANQEKEQQRQAQVAVEKERAQAQSERERELNRKVQSLQSELHFKEAEMNEMRGKLQSGERGVKLPGTPARNTVQSPAGRAFMTKETFSAGLAKKTSPIKGHLSEGAKLAQSKTSFAEEPHSDQTIISDVHQEGCVLLKLLLQQQLDPSTLSLCHLLSVSPDALPNVLSQHGYVSPGSLATSSSSSADLHRPQSRFHQLQSLAMSGLTALATHRPMNTQRNGCSDGALHLALRTCPPAVHFLPLLTFHISTYCQTLESVESSGKASLHGSSLSGSSDSSLTSSLEESLSGQEDLALAAMKALYHVVSYSCEALETVLCHQDAETPERIDVDRPQCSKSLLSTSEHLNGEVQTQIPLLKRLLQLADPAFITAAGQREAVMSSSLKTLCVLAERAQENQLQRLKVVLSSQVLLKCLTPEMSHKTVHLSVRILSLIICNNEMAVQLCAHEYPCPLIRLFQYVTSRPDKSTSEDVRSHLELEVIRLVTKLFTQNTGTWAAFCQTSCQCIHELVRTVVMLLHRQWLRTKRREGEASRNRIWAGSGVQVLREALVFLHWLLLKDSSFSEHCLDVLHMYDQVIPAIRDTFRLIPDLSESEELALEEICRSETEYVEDMDTETGP, from the exons ATGGAGTGTCCACCAAGCAAGAGGCTGAAAGGCCATCAGATGTCAGCTGGAGCTGATCCGTTTGACGATGACATCGATTTCACCCAGGACGACCTGGCCCAGATCGACATCATAGCGTCTCAGGCCGTCACGGGTGAGGGTCAGAACAGCGGGTCCAAGAGGACGTACGGTTCTGTTTTTCCATGTCCTGATGATCAGAGCAAAGCTCCCGCGAGATCCGGCCGGAAAACGTTTGCGCTTGGAGACGCCTGCAGTAGTAGCGCGTTTGACAGAAGGACAGAACCTCAGAGGAACGATGCGATTG GTGATGGGCATACCAGTAAAGGTGGAGAAGATCTGCATCTTAAGCAGTTAGAGGACCAGCATGCAGAGCTGAAAAGAAAA CTAAAGGAGGTCGAGGAAGAGATCCTGATGAAGAACGGTGAGATCCGGGTCTTACGGGACTCTCTGAGACTGGCCAATCAGGAGAAAGAACAGCAGAGACAAGCGCAGGTGGccgtggagaaagagagagctcAGGCtcagagcgagcgagagagagagctgaACAGGAAG GTCCAGTCGCTGCAGTCAGAGTTGCACTTTAAAGAAGCCGAAATGAACGAAATGAGAGGGAAACTTCAGAGCGGCGAGCGCGGAGTAAAGCTGCCCGGCACACCGGCTCGAAATAC TGTCCAATCTCCCGCTGGGCGAGCATTTATGACCAAAGAAACTTTCTCAGCCGGCCTCGCCAAGAAAACATCTCCTATCAAAGGCCATTTATCAGAGg GTGCGAAACTAGCGCAGTCCAAAACCTCCTTTGCAGAGGAACCACATTCAGACCAAACCATCATCTCTGATGTCCACCAAGAAG GATGCGTGCTGCTGAAACTACTGCTACAGCAACAGTTAGATCCGAGCACTTTGAGTCTCTGTCACCTGTTGTCCGTCAGTCCAGATGCTCTTCCAAACGTCCTATCACAGCACGGCTACGTCAGCCC TGGATCACTGGCAACCTCCAGCTCATCCTCTGCAGATCTCCATCGGCCACAATCCCGATTCCACCAGCTGCAGAGTCTCGCCATGTCCGGTCTGACCGCACTAGCCACCCATCGCCCCATGAACACCCAACGCAACGGCTGCAGCGATGGCGCTCTCCATCTCGCCCTCCGAACCTGTCCCCCCGCCGTCCACTTCCTCCCCCTTCTCACCTTTCACATCTCCACATACTGTCAGACGCTGGAGTCCGTGGAGAGCTCGGGAAAGGCTTCTCTCCACGGCAGCTCCCTGTCGGGTTCCTCAGACTCCAGTTTGACCTCAAGCCTCGAGGAATCTCTCAGCGGACAGGAAGACCTCGCCCTGGCGGCCATGAAAGCCCTGTATCATGTAGTTTCCTACAGCTGCGAGGCTTTGGAGACGGTGTTGTGCCACCAGGATGCAGAGACTCCGGAGCGGATCGATGTTGATCGGCCTCAGTGTTCAAAAAGCCTCCTCAGTACCTCTGAACATCTAAACGGGGAGGTGCAGACTCAGATCCCTCTTCTCAAAAGACTTCTGCAGCTGGCAGATCCAGCGTTCATTACCGCTGCCGGGCAGAGGGAGGCGGTAATGAGCAGCAGTCTGAAAACATTGTGTGTGCTGGCCGAGAGAGCGCAGGAGAACCAGCTTCAAAG ACTAAAGGTTGTCCTGTCAAGTCAAGTGCTGCTTAAATGTCTAACTCCGGAGATGTCGCACAAAACGGTTCATTTATCTGTGAGAATCCTGTCGCTCATCATCTGCAACAACGAGATGGCCGTTCAACTCTGTGCACACGAAT ATCCATGTCCTCTTATCAGACTGTTCCAGTATGTCACCTCCAGACCTGATAAATCTACCTCGGAGGATGTGCGGAGTCATTTGGAGCTTGAG GTTATACGGTTAGTAACCAAACTGTTTACACAGAACACGGGGACGTGGGCCGCTTTCTGTCAGACATCTTGCCAGTGTATTCACGAG CTGGTGCGGACAGTGGTCATGCTTTTACACCGACAGTGGTTGAGAACTAAAAGGAGAGAAGGTGAAGCGTCACGTAACCGGATCTGGGCGGGTTCGGGAGTTCAGGTGTTGCGGGAAGCTCTCGTCTTTCTTCACTGGCTGCTACTGAAAGATTCGTCGTTCTCCGAGCACTGCCTGGACGTACTGCACATGTACGATCAGGTCATTCCCGCCATCAGAGACACGTTTAGACTGATCCCAGATCTGTCAGAGAGCGAAG AATTGGCTCTCGAAGAGATCTGCCGCTCCGAGACCGAGTATGTCGAAGATATGGACACCGAAACAGGACCGTAA